A single Methanolobus sp. ZRKC5 DNA region contains:
- the hpt gene encoding hypoxanthine/guanine phosphoribosyltransferase, with protein sequence MLKILRESLLNAPIVQRGEYYYFIHPISDGVPQLKPELLEEITEHILGMVSKDFDKILAIEAMGIPLATAISMKTGIPFTIIRKRPYELEGEIKLSQETGYSKGELYVNDVKKGDKVLIVDDVISTGGTLESLMKALEGIGAVVTDTIVIIERGDGLSRLKNMGINVKTLVRIDVTEKGVSIEDAHE encoded by the coding sequence ATGCTAAAGATACTTCGTGAATCCCTGTTAAATGCACCTATTGTGCAAAGGGGAGAGTATTATTATTTTATCCATCCTATCTCAGATGGAGTTCCGCAGCTTAAACCTGAGCTTCTAGAGGAGATCACAGAACACATATTAGGAATGGTCAGCAAAGATTTTGATAAGATACTTGCTATAGAAGCCATGGGTATCCCACTTGCCACAGCAATATCCATGAAAACAGGCATTCCATTCACAATTATCAGAAAAAGGCCGTATGAACTTGAAGGCGAGATCAAGCTTTCACAGGAAACGGGTTACTCAAAAGGCGAGCTTTATGTAAATGATGTCAAAAAAGGAGACAAGGTGCTTATCGTTGATGATGTCATAAGCACAGGTGGCACTCTTGAATCATTAATGAAAGCTCTTGAAGGCATTGGCGCCGTTGTCACAGACACCATCGTTATTATTGAACGCGGTGATGGCCTTTCAAGATTAAAGAATATGGGAATCAATGTTAAGACTCTGGTACGTATCGATGTAACTGAAAAAGGTGTTTCCATAGAGGATGCTCATGAGTGA
- the dph2 gene encoding diphthamide biosynthesis enzyme Dph2 has protein sequence MSEGEAFDFQLDRIISVIKDTDAKVIGLQFPEGFKRRSPAIASRIENETEVTVFISGNPCFGACDIDVALLDKVEILFHFGHAHLDDNKLSQKVYFIETRSAVDVKDVVKLAVAKLQGQKIGLISTVQHVQKLEDAASILKEHGKECIICTGDSKIAYPGQVLGCNFSAARKEECDEYLYIGSGQFHPLGVSLATKKRVLIADPFVNELREADSSRILRQRSAVIAKSLDAEVFGIVVSTKPGQDRTKLAEELKNMAKKHGKKAHILTMDLVTPDQLLQFKVDSFVNTACPRLAIDEVGRFNAPMLTPMEFEIVLGERDWEDLVFDEITGE, from the coding sequence ATGAGTGAAGGAGAAGCTTTTGATTTTCAGCTTGACCGTATCATCTCTGTCATTAAGGATACAGATGCGAAGGTCATAGGATTACAGTTCCCGGAAGGTTTCAAAAGGCGCTCCCCAGCAATTGCCTCGCGGATAGAGAATGAAACAGAGGTCACTGTATTCATATCAGGAAATCCATGTTTCGGAGCATGTGACATTGATGTGGCGTTACTTGACAAAGTAGAGATCCTTTTCCACTTTGGCCATGCGCACCTCGATGATAATAAACTTTCACAGAAGGTGTATTTCATTGAGACAAGATCAGCTGTGGATGTTAAGGATGTCGTAAAGCTGGCTGTTGCTAAGCTTCAGGGCCAAAAGATAGGTCTGATAAGCACAGTTCAGCATGTACAGAAACTGGAAGATGCAGCTTCAATTCTCAAAGAGCACGGCAAAGAGTGCATCATATGTACCGGCGATAGTAAGATAGCATATCCTGGGCAGGTACTGGGATGTAATTTCTCTGCTGCAAGGAAAGAAGAGTGTGATGAGTACCTATACATTGGAAGCGGACAGTTTCACCCACTCGGCGTTTCCCTGGCAACAAAGAAACGAGTTCTTATAGCGGATCCATTTGTGAATGAACTTCGTGAGGCTGACAGTTCCAGAATACTCCGGCAAAGAAGTGCGGTGATAGCAAAGTCACTTGATGCTGAGGTATTTGGTATCGTGGTATCTACAAAACCCGGACAGGATCGGACGAAGCTTGCTGAGGAACTGAAGAACATGGCAAAGAAACATGGCAAAAAAGCCCATATCCTCACAATGGATCTTGTCACCCCGGACCAGTTATTGCAGTTCAAGGTGGACTCTTTTGTGAATACGGCATGCCCTCGGCTTGCTATAGATGAAGTCGGAAGGTTCAATGCACCAATGTTGACCCCCATGGAGTTTGAGATCGTGCTTGGTGAGAGGGATTGGGAAGACCTTGTGTTTGATGAGATCACAGGTGAATGA
- a CDS encoding METTL5 family protein, protein MKQRKLEILLEQVDGFDKPSASLEQYATPALLAAEMLHFAYMQGDLEGDVFDLGCGTGILAIGAKLLGAEKVVGFDVDHKALEIARKNAEKLGVDIEFVHNDIFEVDGHADTVIMNPPFGAQTKGSDRPFLLSALKASDVIYSIHNCGSHDFIHKFIGDARITDWYTTAFPIKRTFKFHKKEVEMVKVEIYRIVR, encoded by the coding sequence TTGAAGCAACGAAAGCTTGAGATCTTACTTGAACAGGTAGATGGTTTTGATAAACCCAGTGCTTCCCTTGAACAATATGCCACCCCTGCACTACTTGCTGCTGAGATGTTGCATTTTGCTTACATGCAGGGTGATCTTGAGGGCGATGTGTTCGACCTTGGATGTGGCACAGGAATTCTTGCAATCGGAGCAAAATTACTTGGAGCTGAAAAGGTGGTCGGTTTTGATGTTGACCATAAGGCTTTAGAGATTGCACGGAAAAATGCTGAAAAACTAGGAGTGGATATCGAGTTTGTCCATAACGATATTTTTGAGGTCGATGGGCATGCTGACACGGTTATTATGAACCCTCCATTTGGTGCGCAGACCAAAGGGAGTGACCGACCGTTTCTTTTAAGTGCGTTGAAAGCCAGTGATGTGATATATTCCATTCATAATTGCGGGAGCCATGATTTTATTCATAAGTTCATTGGTGATGCCAGGATAACAGATTGGTACACAACGGCATTTCCAATAAAACGAACATTTAAATTTCATAAAAAAGAAGTAGAAATGGTAAAGGTAGAAATCTATCGCATTGTGCGATAA
- a CDS encoding exosome complex RNA-binding protein Csl4, protein MDDKKKKVRSSEAGKKNMKPKKGSTEEDDMDTEDDVNIEESVFVMPGDFVGTTEEFKAGNGTYVNVADIHSLGTGYVMIDRKSRIISIVPQTTTPPEIVEGDIIVGSVVNMRESVALVEIGAIKGKGDREFQTNGAAAIHVSNVKDSYVKNLGQEFALSDVVKAKVINTQNMRLSTDGKSLGVMKAYCSKCRTDLVKDNNRLKCPICGRIEKRKISSDYGTGIV, encoded by the coding sequence GTGGATGATAAGAAGAAAAAGGTTCGAAGCAGTGAAGCAGGAAAGAAGAATATGAAACCCAAGAAAGGGTCTACGGAAGAAGATGACATGGATACCGAAGACGACGTTAATATCGAAGAAAGTGTTTTTGTAATGCCTGGTGACTTCGTAGGAACTACGGAAGAGTTCAAGGCAGGTAATGGAACCTATGTCAACGTGGCAGACATCCATTCACTTGGCACCGGGTATGTAATGATAGACCGTAAATCGAGGATTATCTCCATTGTTCCACAGACAACTACCCCGCCTGAAATAGTAGAAGGTGACATCATTGTAGGGAGCGTAGTCAATATGCGTGAGTCCGTTGCACTGGTGGAAATAGGAGCTATCAAGGGAAAGGGTGACCGTGAATTCCAGACCAACGGCGCAGCAGCTATCCACGTATCTAACGTTAAGGATTCATATGTCAAGAACCTCGGCCAGGAGTTTGCTCTTTCAGATGTAGTAAAAGCAAAGGTAATTAATACCCAGAATATGCGTCTGAGTACTGATGGCAAATCTCTCGGAGTTATGAAAGCTTATTGTTCAAAATGCAGGACAGATCTTGTAAAAGACAACAACAGACTAAAATGCCCCATATGTGGTCGCATAGAGAAAAGAAAGATCTCTTCTGACTACGGAACAGGAATTGTCTGA
- a CDS encoding DNA-directed RNA polymerase subunit L, whose product MELKIIDKTDDEMHLEIIGENHTLLNMLKSTLLDDKRVQIATYDMKHVSISDPILFVRTDGADPIDVVKDAASSLVTQCDEFMSVFKTSIDI is encoded by the coding sequence ATGGAATTGAAGATCATTGATAAAACTGATGATGAGATGCACCTTGAGATCATAGGTGAAAATCACACTCTTCTCAATATGCTTAAGTCAACTCTTCTCGATGACAAAAGGGTTCAGATAGCAACATATGATATGAAACACGTATCAATAAGTGATCCGATCCTTTTTGTGAGAACAGATGGAGCAGATCCTATAGATGTGGTAAAGGATGCTGCAAGCAGTCTGGTTACCCAGTGTGACGAGTTCATGTCAGTTTTTAAGACCTCTATAGATATCTAA
- the pscS gene encoding O-phospho-L-seryl-tRNA:Cys-tRNA synthase yields MELDDSTLSKFGFIERGPKDAINIDPLQTGGILTEEARRSLLEWGDGYSICDFCGGVLDLIKKPPIHEFIHNALPAFLDTDVARITHGARESKFAVMHSMAQEGDYVVLDGLAHYSSFVAAQRARLNVKTVPHNGSPEYKTDVEGYATAIEEVISETGKAPALAQITYPDGSYGNLTDVKRISDICHSYDVPLMLNGAYSVGRMPIHAKKMGVDFVVGSGHKSMASSGPIGVLGVTEEYADIVFRKSPTHKVKEIELLGCTARGATVMTMMASFPHVVRRTRNWDNEVADARWFSSKLEDMGLIQIGDKPHNHDLMFFEAPVFYEISQTAKKGRYFLYRELKQRNIHGIKSGLTKYFKLSTFQVGRENLSYVADSFQEIIDKYQKAE; encoded by the coding sequence ATGGAACTTGATGACTCTACCCTTAGCAAATTCGGATTTATCGAACGTGGACCAAAGGATGCGATAAACATTGACCCGCTCCAGACAGGTGGCATACTTACAGAAGAAGCCCGCAGGTCATTGCTTGAATGGGGAGACGGGTATTCGATTTGTGATTTTTGTGGCGGCGTACTTGATCTTATCAAAAAACCTCCAATACATGAATTTATCCATAATGCTTTGCCTGCATTCCTTGATACCGATGTGGCAAGAATCACACATGGAGCAAGAGAATCAAAGTTTGCAGTGATGCATTCCATGGCTCAGGAAGGGGATTATGTCGTGTTGGACGGGCTTGCACATTATTCTTCCTTTGTTGCCGCACAGCGTGCAAGGCTTAATGTGAAAACAGTCCCCCACAACGGAAGCCCGGAATACAAAACAGATGTTGAAGGATATGCCACAGCCATTGAAGAAGTCATAAGCGAAACAGGAAAAGCTCCGGCACTCGCACAGATTACATACCCGGACGGTAGCTATGGTAACCTTACAGATGTCAAGAGAATATCTGACATATGCCACAGTTATGATGTACCCCTCATGCTCAATGGTGCTTATTCTGTAGGCAGGATGCCAATCCATGCAAAGAAAATGGGCGTGGATTTTGTTGTTGGAAGTGGTCACAAGTCCATGGCATCATCAGGACCAATTGGTGTACTAGGGGTCACGGAAGAATACGCGGATATAGTTTTCAGGAAGTCTCCTACCCATAAGGTAAAAGAAATAGAGCTCCTGGGATGTACTGCAAGAGGAGCCACAGTGATGACTATGATGGCATCGTTCCCACATGTTGTGCGTCGTACAAGAAACTGGGATAATGAAGTTGCAGATGCCCGCTGGTTCTCTTCAAAACTGGAAGATATGGGCCTTATACAAATAGGAGATAAACCACACAACCATGACCTGATGTTCTTTGAAGCTCCTGTATTCTATGAGATTTCACAGACAGCAAAAAAAGGTAGGTATTTCCTCTACAGGGAACTGAAACAGCGTAACATCCATGGTATCAAATCAGGACTTACAAAATACTTCAAGCTGAGCACTTTCCAGGTTGGAAGGGAAAATCTGTCATACGTTGCAGATTCTTTCCAGGAAATCATTGACAAGTACCAAAAAGCAGAATGA
- a CDS encoding CxxC-x17-CxxC domain-containing protein: protein MGYNDRGGNSRGGGGGFRSTGPREMHKATCSDCKQETEVPFKPSGDRPVYCRECFQKHRPARY from the coding sequence ATGGGATACAATGACAGAGGCGGAAACAGTAGAGGCGGCGGCGGCGGCTTTAGATCAACAGGTCCAAGAGAAATGCACAAAGCAACATGCTCAGACTGCAAACAGGAAACCGAAGTACCTTTCAAGCCATCTGGCGACAGACCTGTATACTGCAGGGAATGCTTCCAGAAGCACAGACCAGCAAGATACTAG
- a CDS encoding YwbE family protein gives MNPGSSRKNIKIGINVGIVLKQDQKSGKITKGVVKKILTNSSSHPHGIKVQLEDGRVGRVKEIYSDT, from the coding sequence ATGAATCCGGGAAGCTCCAGAAAGAATATCAAAATTGGAATAAACGTAGGAATTGTTCTCAAGCAAGATCAGAAGAGTGGAAAAATAACCAAGGGTGTTGTCAAGAAAATCCTGACCAATTCCTCATCGCATCCGCACGGGATTAAAGTACAATTGGAAGATGGTCGGGTTGGAAGAGTAAAAGAAATCTACTCTGACACATAA
- a CDS encoding aldolase, with amino-acid sequence MWREISRIGKKLVENGLVESHFGNISVRVGNRMLITRSGCALDEITPDGVVEVSLDESCALDMIASSEAIVHRAIYKNTPALAIVHAHCPFAVTLSLLAEGDSIAPADSEGQYFLGEVPIVKGGIGSDELAQNLATSLASHKASIIYSHGTFATGKVLDEAYVLTTQVEHSCKIKYWYDLAKKN; translated from the coding sequence ATGTGGCGTGAAATATCGAGAATTGGAAAAAAACTTGTGGAAAATGGACTGGTAGAATCTCACTTTGGTAACATCAGTGTGAGAGTTGGCAACCGTATGCTGATCACACGAAGCGGTTGCGCTCTGGATGAAATCACACCGGACGGTGTTGTAGAGGTGAGTCTTGATGAATCGTGTGCTCTTGACATGATCGCATCATCAGAGGCTATCGTCCACCGGGCAATATACAAGAACACTCCGGCACTTGCCATAGTTCATGCGCACTGTCCCTTTGCGGTAACTCTCTCACTGCTTGCCGAAGGCGATAGTATCGCCCCTGCAGACAGTGAAGGGCAGTATTTCCTTGGTGAAGTGCCTATTGTCAAAGGTGGGATCGGATCCGATGAACTTGCGCAGAATCTTGCTACGTCCCTTGCATCACATAAAGCATCGATCATCTACAGTCATGGTACTTTTGCAACCGGAAAGGTGCTCGATGAAGCCTACGTGTTAACCACTCAAGTGGAACATTCCTGTAAGATTAAATACTGGTACGACCTTGCAAAGAAAAACTAA
- a CDS encoding CDP-alcohol phosphatidyltransferase family protein, with translation MTFNALRPVASKILEPLAKITADAGISPNAISLFSLLFAALAGFFYYYSAFDPFIVLIAGLLVALNSLLDAMDGLMARYLNVASAKGDFLDHVIDRYSDVFIICGIFFGGYVDWQIGTIAIVGVLLTSYLGTQAQALRLGRYYGGIIGRADRLVLIMLSSVVYFVYPSTIYGFSSLGWMIIIIGAGSHITAFQRIVHIWKQLE, from the coding sequence ATGACATTCAATGCTCTAAGACCCGTAGCATCAAAAATACTTGAGCCGCTGGCGAAGATAACTGCAGATGCAGGCATATCTCCAAATGCGATATCACTGTTCTCACTTTTGTTTGCAGCACTAGCGGGCTTTTTTTACTACTACTCAGCTTTTGACCCTTTTATTGTATTGATAGCCGGGCTGCTGGTCGCGCTTAACTCTCTGCTTGATGCAATGGATGGACTTATGGCACGCTATCTCAACGTAGCCAGTGCCAAAGGTGACTTTCTCGACCACGTTATAGACCGTTATTCCGATGTATTCATTATTTGTGGCATCTTCTTTGGCGGTTACGTGGACTGGCAGATAGGCACCATAGCCATAGTGGGCGTACTACTCACAAGTTATCTTGGTACGCAGGCACAGGCACTTCGTCTTGGAAGATATTACGGTGGCATTATCGGAAGGGCTGACAGACTGGTGCTCATAATGCTCTCTTCAGTTGTCTATTTTGTGTACCCATCTACAATATACGGATTCTCATCGCTTGGCTGGATGATCATCATCATCGGTGCAGGAAGCCACATAACAGCTTTCCAGCGCATAGTGCACATATGGAAACAGCTTGAATAA
- a CDS encoding archease yields the protein MSSHMNKDYEYLEHTADARFRAYGKSLEKAFENAALAMLNVMVDTSSISNNSSVDVELSSPDLDSLLFDWLSEILFVFEVDEMVFGRVKVNELNVSDGECSMSATLYGEAMDLSVHVFDTEVKAATYNEMKIEKTDEGWMIQATVDT from the coding sequence ATGTCATCTCATATGAACAAGGATTATGAGTATCTGGAACACACAGCTGATGCCAGGTTCCGAGCTTACGGAAAAAGCCTTGAGAAAGCATTCGAGAACGCTGCTCTTGCCATGCTCAATGTCATGGTGGATACAAGTTCGATTAGCAACAATTCTTCGGTGGACGTTGAACTAAGCTCACCTGACCTCGACAGTCTTCTTTTTGACTGGCTTTCTGAGATACTCTTTGTTTTTGAGGTTGACGAAATGGTCTTTGGTCGCGTCAAAGTCAATGAGTTGAATGTCAGTGATGGAGAATGCTCCATGTCTGCAACGCTGTATGGAGAAGCAATGGACCTTTCTGTTCATGTATTTGACACCGAGGTAAAAGCAGCCACATACAACGAGATGAAAATAGAAAAGACAGACGAAGGCTGGATGATACAGGCAACAGTGGATACCTGA
- a CDS encoding RtcB family protein codes for MSEENNNSVYDILTKINDNTWEVPGNFKPGMNVPGRIFVSKTLLDLLDKETLEQVANVASLPGIQKYSMAMPDAHLGYGFSIGGVAAFDKDEGIISPGGVGFDINCGVRLIRSNLSEGDIRPKLPELLDALFEAIPSGVGSKSRRKVNDSELNDIFVHGVRWAVENGYGVEGDISHCESNGMMPGADPSKVSIKARKRGRPQIGTLGSGNHFLEVQYVDKIYDEEAAEAFGLKEGQITFMIHCGSRGAGHQICTDHLQVLTQASKKYNITLPDKQLACAPAGSDEAQDYFKAMTCAANYAWVNRQVIMHWTREVFDSFFKDEFGDLGLDLVYDVAHNVAKLEKHSVDGKEKELYVHRKGATRAFPAGHPEVPEDYRSIGQPVIIPGSMGTASYVLKGGPAAMELTFGSACHGAGRVMSRKSAKQELRGEEIQKELMSQGIIVKANQPSLIAEEAPAVYKSSSDVVDVVHKLGIATKVARVLPMGVVKG; via the coding sequence ATGTCAGAGGAAAATAATAATTCAGTCTATGATATTCTTACAAAGATCAATGACAACACATGGGAGGTGCCTGGTAACTTCAAACCCGGCATGAATGTTCCTGGAAGGATATTTGTGTCAAAGACACTGCTTGATCTTCTGGATAAGGAGACTCTTGAGCAGGTTGCAAATGTAGCTTCGCTTCCAGGCATTCAAAAATATTCAATGGCAATGCCTGATGCTCATCTTGGTTATGGTTTTTCCATTGGTGGTGTTGCCGCCTTTGACAAGGACGAGGGCATAATTAGCCCAGGTGGCGTTGGTTTTGATATCAACTGCGGGGTACGTCTTATACGCTCCAATCTTTCAGAGGGCGACATCAGGCCTAAACTTCCGGAACTGCTGGATGCTCTGTTTGAGGCAATACCCTCAGGTGTTGGCTCAAAAAGCCGTCGAAAGGTTAATGATAGTGAACTCAATGATATTTTTGTACATGGTGTCCGTTGGGCTGTAGAGAACGGGTATGGAGTAGAAGGAGATATCAGTCATTGTGAGAGCAACGGTATGATGCCAGGGGCAGACCCTTCAAAAGTCAGTATAAAAGCCCGTAAAAGAGGCAGGCCACAGATCGGTACGCTTGGAAGCGGCAACCATTTCCTTGAGGTCCAGTATGTGGATAAGATCTACGATGAGGAAGCAGCAGAGGCATTCGGTCTGAAGGAGGGGCAGATTACCTTTATGATACACTGTGGATCCCGTGGCGCAGGCCATCAGATATGCACAGACCACCTGCAGGTGCTTACCCAGGCATCAAAAAAGTATAATATAACACTTCCTGATAAACAGCTTGCGTGTGCTCCTGCAGGATCTGATGAAGCACAGGATTATTTCAAAGCAATGACCTGTGCAGCAAATTATGCATGGGTCAATCGCCAGGTGATAATGCACTGGACACGTGAGGTATTTGACAGTTTCTTTAAAGATGAATTTGGCGACCTTGGTCTTGACCTTGTTTATGATGTTGCACATAATGTTGCAAAACTCGAGAAGCACAGTGTAGATGGCAAGGAAAAAGAGCTATATGTTCACAGGAAAGGTGCCACACGTGCATTTCCAGCAGGTCACCCAGAAGTTCCGGAAGATTATCGCAGCATAGGGCAGCCGGTCATAATTCCTGGAAGCATGGGCACTGCATCCTATGTTCTCAAAGGTGGTCCCGCTGCAATGGAACTCACATTTGGTAGTGCCTGTCATGGTGCCGGAAGAGTCATGAGTCGTAAGAGTGCAAAACAAGAGCTTCGTGGCGAAGAGATTCAGAAAGAGTTGATGTCACAGGGAATAATTGTCAAGGCCAATCAGCCTTCACTCATAGCCGAAGAAGCACCAGCAGTGTACAAATCCAGTAGTGATGTTGTTGATGTCGTGCACAAGCTTGGGATTGCCACAAAGGTTGCACGTGTTCTCCCCATGGGAGTCGTTAAAGGTTAA